CGCCGCACCTGTCACCGTTTTTAAATCGACGGCTCGCAACGCGCGCTGCAGCTTTCCGGTTGCGATGGCGCTGTTGCACAAATCGAATTGCAGACGGCATGACCCCAACCCCAGACGGACCTATGCCACAGCAGTCACCGACACGGTGTGAGGACGGCCGATCTGACTGAACCGATTGAGCAAGGCCACGCGGACATGCAGCTCCACAACCTGGCGGTCGAACGTGCGCGCGATCACCCGTTCGCCCAGTCGCTTGAAGCAGTGCATCTTCGTCTCCACAAGGCTGCGCCGGTGGTAGCCGCTCCACTTCTTCCAAATGCCGCGACCCAGGCGCTGGCACGCCCGAATGGCCTCATTACGATGCGCCGAGCCCGGACTCGACTTCTTCCAATGGCTGGCGTTCTTGCGGGGCGGGATCACCGCCATCGCGTGCCGCTCGGCAATGGCGTCCAGGCAGGCGCGCGTGTCGTAGGCGCCATCGGCACTGACGCTTTCGATGGATTCGTCAGTGGGAATCTGAGCCAGCAACCCGGGCAACATCGGCGCATCCCCAATGGCGTTGCTGGTCACCTCGATGGCGCGTATTTCCAGCGTCTGCGCGTCGATGCCCAGATGGACCTTGCGCCATTCGCGCCGGTATTCAGCACCATGCTTCTTGCGTTTCCACTCTCCTTCGCCCAGGAACTTGATGCCGGTGCTGTCCACCAGCAACTGCAGCGGCGAGTTGGTTCGCTGGTAGCTCAGTTCGACCTGCAAGGTCTTTTGGCGCCGGCAAACAGTGCTGAAGTCAGGTACCGGCCAGTCCAGCTTTGCCAGCCGCAGCAGGCTCTGCACCATGCCCAGCGCCTGTCGCAAGGGCTGGCCGAACAGGCACTTGATGCTCAGGCAGAACTGGATTGCTGCGTCCGAGAAGGTTCGGCTGCGTCCACGCCTGCCGGTCGGCGTGCCAAACCACTGCATGCCCTCATCTAGCCACATCGTCAACGAGCCTCGCGCTTTCAGCGCCGCGTTGTACGCCTTCCAGTTCGTCGTGCGGTACTTGCTCCGCTGCCTGTTCTTCGTCTCTGTCACGCAGTCAGTCTACGGGCATCAGCATCGCGATTTGTGCAACAAAGCCGCGCCAACCACCTGATTGAAATACTCTCGCTCATCAGTGGTCAGCGCCTTGGTCTCGCCGCCAGCGGTACGCAGCATCACGTGATACTTGGTTTTTTGCAGGTACAAGAATATCGCGCAGATCAAGGCCAAGATGATGCCGAAAACCGGGGATGCGAAAGCGATCAGTACTCCGATGATCAGGAACGCGATGAGTGCAAAGCGGCTCGGTCGCTCTGTCACCGGATTGATCGAGGTGACGTTGCTCATGGCGAAGGTTTGTGCGTCCACGACGAACCTGGCGTTCGTGACCTTGACACCCCCGTGCTCAAAAAAAACTTGTTCTTCCATTGTTGAATTCCCCCCTTGTAGATTCTGGTTATGTCGTGGCAGTGATTGCCGGCTACTTCGATGCTGTCAATTCGCGCAGTTCCTTCTCAAGGCTTTCCAAGCTAGCGCGGAGGTCTCTCGCCCTCGTGTCGCAGGTTGTCGCCGCTGCCTGCATTTCAGCCGAAATAGATTGCTCAAAGGTTGCACCAGCGAGATTGTTGTTGGCTAGTGCTTTGCGCTGCGAAAGAGCTTGCTGCTGTTGCTCACAACGGGTGAAGTGTGACTGCAAATCGGCCCTTGCATTGCGGATCAGATGCTGCTCCAGATCAGTCTTGCGGCGCCATGTCTCCCCGAACGCGCCTTCTTTTTGTAATGCATTGATCTGGCTCTGAGCTGGCGCCAACGGTGCCTTACCACTCGCTGGTTTCACGTCGATGATTTCGCCTTTCCCCGCGCAAGGGGCGTCCTGAAACACGGTTTTCCCATCTGCGCTGGTGCATTTGTTAATGGCCCAGGCAGGTGTAATTGCAACTGCTGCGATCAGCAGCACGGCGTGCTTGATCATGCCTTTTCCCTCCCTTGAGTTCGGCGGTGGATTGTCTCGACGTAACGCCGCACGCGCAATAGCTGCGCGGGGGCCAGATCGATCACCATGCGAGTGCCAAAGGTTTTCTCCATGAAAAGAAATACCCCCTTGTTGTCGTGCAACTGGCGGATCAAGCGCAAAACTTCCCGTTGCTCCGGCGAAGTTAAAGAGCGGGTGGGGCGTCGGCCGATGGCTCTTGATGCGGCGTGATCAGATTGATGGTGAAGTGGTTCGTTGAAACGTCACCTTCAACCTTTGCGATCTGCACTGCACCGGCTCCCTCATTGTTCATCTTTGGCAACAGCTTAGCGACCCACGCCAACAGTTGCTTAGGTAGCTCTCCCAAGGTCTATCTCCCTTTGCTTTTGATTGAAACCTTGCCTCCGGCGTAACCGACCTGAACGCTACCCGGAGAGTTGTTGGTCATCGTCATGTTGCTCATGTTTGCGGCCGCCGCTGGTGCAGCTGGTTCAGCTGGCGGCTTGCGACGGGTTGGCTTCTCAGGCGCAGAGATACCTGCAGCCAAGAGTGCAGAGGTCTGCACAAGGTGCGCCTTTGCGTCCCTGTTGCAACGCCGGTAGTTATCGATAAGCAGACGCTCCGCCACATCCAATGCCGGCGCGGCGGGATTTCTCTCACCGCTCACGACATAGAGCACATCCACGCCAATCGCTCCAAGCGCTGCGAGTTGAAAACCGTCAGGCGCTGTCTTTCCTGTCTCCCAAGAAAACAGTGTTTGTTTGGTCGTACCGACAGTTGCGGCAAAGCTGGGCTGACTTAACCCCAGACGTTCTCGCTCGGAACGGAGTCTCTCCCCGATGGTCATGAAATATTTCCCACTGACTAGTTGCAAGGGAAAGATTTCTTTCCCATAATCGACTCAACGCAGCAAATCCCTGCTGCACCTAAACAAGTTGAGTCGAAGGGTAACAGACCATGCACCCAGAAGAAATCAAAGCAGCCATCCGAATGAAGGGCACGACGCCTACTGCGCTTGCTGACGAGCTCAAGGTGTCGCGTTCGATGGTGTCGCACGTCATCAACGGCAAGGCCAAGAGCGCCCGGATCGCCACCCGCATCGTCCAGGTTATCGGCCTGCCGGCGGACAAGATCTGGCCCACCAAGGCGGCCGCTCCCAAGCTGCGCCGCGATCGCGCTGGAGCATCGGCATGAAGTCCGCTCAGCACATCTACAACGCCAAAATCCGGCGCTGCCCACGCAGCCCGGAGTGGAAGACCGGCGCTCTGCGTGGCCTGGAGAAGGCGATCGACGGCACCGAGCCGGAGCCCAGCACCTATCCGATTGGCAGCGCACAAGACGACGCGTGGCGCGCCGGCTACGACTACGGCTTGGCCGAGGGCAAGGCGCAGCAATGACCAGCCCGTCCGACATCGTCAAGCAGCCGGCAGGCCATGCCATCACAGGCCACCCCCGCGCGCTCAGCGTGCTGGTGGGCCGTGAAGACTGGCCTTGGCGCGATGACTTCGCGCCTTTGGATGCGCCATGCAACCTGCCCCAGGGTTCGCACGATGCCTGGGCTAACACCACCATGAACCATATCTACATTGGCTTCACAGTGAGCCGGGACGGGACGTACTGATGTCCCGCACCACTGACTACACCAATGCCGCCCAGCAGCGATTGCTGCAGCTCATCGACTTGCTGGCGGGTCATGAATTGCAGGGGCTGGCACCCGCCGAGATTGCGAAGGCGCTCAACGCATCCCCAAGCGTCGTCACCCGCGACCTGGACAACCTGCGCACCGCCGGCTGGGGGGAGCAAACGCCCCAGGGCGGCCGCTGGCGGCTCAGCCCACACCTCATCCAGATATCCCTGCGCCATGCCGTGGCCCTGGACACGGCACGCCGGGCCTTCGACGACATCGTGCAGCGCTACAGCCGCACCTGACCCTCACCGATCCATTCAAGAAAACCAACAACCATGACGCGCCCTCAACCCACTGACGCACAAATCGAAGACCGTTTTCTCAAGGGAAAGCCCGGTCGCAAGCCTGCGCCTGCAGCTACCCAAGTTCCTGACGTTCACCCTGCAGCATTGACCGAGGTCAGCCAGGCAGCGGACCAAATGGCAGCAGTGCAGGCGGCCTATGGACAGGAGCGTGATCTGTTGAACCAGTTGCTGGGGCAGGCGCAGATGGCGGATGCGTTCGCCAAATTCTCGGTAACGGTTACCACTTCCAAATTGGCCTTTGTGAAGGAAAAAAGGCTTTATCAAGCGCTCAAGGGGCGCGAAAGTGGTAACGGTTACCAGTTAACAGGTACCTGGGATGAATTTTGCGGACTGCTTGGTCTGTCGCGTGAGAAGGCAGATCTCGACATCGCAAACCTCAACGCCTTCGGCGAAGAAGCCCTCGAATCCATGTCCCGCATGGGCATCGGCTACCGCGAACTGCGCCAGTACCGCCGCCTGCCCGAAGACCAGAAGCAAGCCCTGATCGAGGTGGCCAAGGCGGGGGACAAGGATGGCTTCCTGGACCTGGCCGAGGAAATCATCGCTCGCCACACCAAAGAAAAAGAAGCCCTCGTCACGCAGGTTGAAGAAGCCCAGGCCACCCTGGAAGCGAAGGACCGCGTCCTGGCCGACAAAAGCGACCGTCTCACCCGGCTGGAAGAACAAGCCTCGCGCAAGTTCAAGCCACTGCCCGGTTCGGTGGCGCGTACTGCCACCGAGCAAGCGCTGGTAACGGAGGTGGAGCAAGCCAGCAGCGCTGCCTACCTAGTGTCCTGTCCCGTTAATTCGCCCGCATAGTCTGGCGAGTTTTTCGAGGATGGAGTCTGCTGTAGCTGTCCAAGTAAACGGCTGGCAGGACTGGTTGTAATTCGCGATGAATGTGTCGATCTTGTTGATCAGATCCTTCACGCTGGTGAACGAGCCACGGCGGATTGCCCGCGTGGTGATGATCGAGAAGAAGCGCTCGACCTGATTGAGCCAGCTTGAATAGGTCGGAACGAAGTGCATGTGCCAGCGAGGCCGCTCGGCCAACCAAGCGCGCACCTTTGGATGCTTGTGGCTGGCGTAGTTATCAGCTATGCAGTGCACATCCAGTTCGTCGGGCACTGCCTTGTCGATGGCGCGCAGGAAGGCAAGGAACTCTTGATGACGATGCCGGGGCCGGCACTGCGCGATCACTTGGCCATTCATCACGTTCAGGGCCGCGAACAAGGTGGTGGTGCCGTGGCGCACGTAGTCGTGCGTGACACCTTCGACATAGCCAAACCCCATTGGCAGCATCGGCTGCGTACGCTCCAAAGCTTGGCATTGGCTCTTCTCGTCCACGCACAGCACCAGCGCGTTGTCAGGTGGGTTCAGGTACAGCCCCACAACGTCGCGCAGCTTCTCGATGAACAGCGGATCGGTCGACAGCTTGAAGCTGTCGGCCCGGTGCGGCTTGAGGTTGAAGGTCTGCAGATAGCGCGCCACCGTGCTCTTGCTGATGCCCGTATCGGCGGCCAGCGTGCGGGTGCTCCAGTGGGTACCCCCATCAGCAGGCTTGGTGTGCAACGTCTTGGTAATCAACTCAGCAACACGCTCGTCATCTACCGTGCGGGGGCGACCCGGGCGCAACTCGTCGTAAAGCCCTGCAATGCGATGGCGCGCATAGCGCCCGCGCCACTTGGTGACAGTGCTACGACTGATCCCCAGAGCCTGCGCAACCGCGGTGCTGGCTTTATCTGTGCCTTCGCAAGTCAGCACGATGCGCGCCCTGAGCGACAACGCCGCTGGCAGCGAACGTGATCGCGCCATGGACGTCAGTTCCGCGCGCTCCACTTCACTAAGCGCAATTTCTGTTCGGGTCGTTGCATTGGGCATGGCGGCACCTCAAGGATGGCCCGAAACCATGCAGCTATCGTGCCTGCGAATTAACGGGACAGGACACTAGGTACAGCTCGCCGACCACGCCCGGCGGCACCGGCTGCAGCGCGGTATCCAGCACGCGCAGGATGGCCGTCGAGGCGGGCGATCCTATGGGAGGCAGCGTCCGGCCATCGCCGGCATCCACATCGAAGCTGCTGACCACGTGGGTTTCCGTGGGGCCGTATTGGTTGACCAGCCGGCACCGGGGCATCCGCTGCAGCCACGCCCTCAGTTCCTCGGTCAATTTCAGTTGCTCGCCGGCCGTGATGATCTGCCGAAGCGCTGGCAGGTTTCTGTCCAGGCGCAGCGCCGCTTCGGCCAACAGTTGGAGCACGGCATAGGGCAGATACACGCGCTCCACCACCCGCTCGTCCATCAAGGCCAACAGCAAGGAAAAATCCCTTCTCTGGGCGGCGTCCGTTTGGACCAGGGTAGCGCCTGAGCACAGGGTCACGACGACCTCCTGGTAGCCCACATCGAAGCAGGGCGAGGCGAACATCAGCGTGCGCGCGGCCCCCGGCATGCGGTCGATCTGCCATGCGGCCAATTGCGAGAGCACGCCTTGCCGCATCGCAATGCCCTTGGGCCGCCCGGTGGAGCCGGATGTGAACAGGATGTACAGCAGACCGTCCGCATTCAGCGCAACGGTCGGATTGCTTCCCGACAGATGCTCCCATGCCACGCGGCGAAGGTCGATGGCGACCAACCCGTCGAAGACACCCGACAGAGCAGCCCCCACGTCCGCGTGGTGGATGAAGGCATCGGCCCGGCTGTCTTCGAGCATGACGGCGATTCTGTCGGCCGGGTACTCCAGGTCCAGCGGCACATAGGCGGCGCCCGCCTTGAGGATGGCCAGCAAAGCCACCACCGAATCGACGCCGCGCTCCAGCGCCACGGCCACGCGACGCTCAGGGCCGATGCCCCTTTCCAGCAACAGATGGGCCAATCGGTTGGCACGAAAGTTCAACTCGCCGTAGCTGAGGTTTTGCCCCGCGCATTCGATGGCGACCGCCTGCGGCTGCAGCTCTACCTGGTTCTCGATCATCTTCACGAGAGAGGCAGGGCCGGCGCCGTGCTCACCTGCCCGGCTCCACGCATCGAGCTTGCGAATTTCGGTGGCACCGAGGATGCCGATCTCGGACAGCCGCGCTCCAGGCGTTTCCACCAACGCCGTCAAGATCTGGTCAAAACTGCACGCCAGGCGTTCGACCATCGGCGCATCGAACAGCTCCTGCGCATAGCTGAACTGAGCGCTGAGGCGGCCATCCTCCCACTCGACCGTGTCCAGCATGAACTCGAAGATGGTCGCTCTTTCGATGTCCAGGTAGCCCTCGAACCGCAGCCCGGGAAGCTGCTCCAGCACCTGATGGCCTTTTCTCTGGTGGTTGAACATCACCTGAAACAGGGGACTGACGCTCAGGCTGCGCTGCGGATGCAGCGCCTCCACCAACTGTTCGAAGGGAAGGTCCTGGTGTTCCTGGGCCTGCGCCACGGCATCCCGGGCCTGCGCCAGCAATTCGGACAGCGTCAACTGGCCATGCAGCTGTCCCCGCATCACCTGCGTATTGACGAAAAAGCCCACGATGCCCTGGCTCTCCGCCCTGTGCCGATTGGCGGTGGGCACGCCCACACGGATGTCCTGCAAGCCCGCGTAGCGGTGAAGCAGCGCCTGAAACCCTGCGAGCAGCACCATAAACAGGCTCATGCCCTGGGCCTGTGCTCTGCGCTGCAGGCCTCGCACCCGGTCTGCGGACAGCGTGATGGCGTGCTGAGCTGCCCGGTAGCGGCCATCGGCTCGGCGTGGCCTGCTGGCAGGCAATTGCATCACAGGGTGCTCGTTGCCCAGCCTATCCCTCCAGTACGCCAACTGCCGCGGCCCTTCGCCGGCTTCCAGCCATCCCTTGTGCCATGCCGCGTAGTCCGCATATTGCAGGCGCAGCGCCGGCAGGGTCAGGCGCTGCCCCGCAAGGCGCGCTCGGTAACGCTGCGCGAACTCTTCGACAATGATCTGCATGGACCAGCCGTCCGAGACGATGTGGTGCATGACCACCACCAGCACATGCATGTGCTGTGCCGCGCGGATCAGCGCCAGCCGCAATAGCGGCCCACGGGACAGATTGAAAGGCGTGGCGATGGTGTCGAGTGCCTGCCGCTGCACGGCAGCATCACGCTGGTCCTCGGGCAGGGCCGAGAAATCAATCAATGGCATCGCGGCCCCAGGCAACTCGGCAGGCGCCTGGACCTGCTGCCACACCTGACCCTGCTCATCTGCGCTGAACACCGTGCGCAGTGATTCGTGGCGTGCCACCAGTTCATCGAAGCTCATGCGCAGGGCGTCCAGGTCCAGCTCACCGGCCAGCTTCAGAGCGCCTGCGATATGGTAGGCACTGCTGTGAGGGTCCAGTTGCCAGAGGAACCACTGGCGCAGTTGGGCGTGCGACGGCACGAGCGGCTTGTTGCGCAGTTCCGGGGCCAGCACAGGGATCGCTTGGTCATGGTCCTGCACCGGACAGGCCACCGTGGACTGTCCTGCCACTGGAGGTGCCTGCAGCATCTCGGCCAATTGCTGCAGGCTGACCTGCTCGAACAATTGCTTGGGCACCAGCTTGAGCCCGTGCTTTCGCGCCTTGGCCACCACCTTGAGGGCCAGGATGGAGTCTCCGCCGATCTCGAAGAAGTTGTCCCCGCGGCTGACGTGCTCGCGCCCCAGCACCTCCGACCAGACCGCTGCCAGCGTTTGCTCGGTCGGCCCCACCGGCGCCTCATGGCCGCCGCACTCGGCCGTCTCTGGCTCCGGCAGGGCATGGCGATCGACCTTGCCATTCATGGTCAACGGGAGGCGCGGCAACACCACGATGGCCGCTGGCAGCATGTAGGGCGGCAGGGTGCGCGACAGGGTCTCGCGCAACGCGGCCACATCGATCACCTGCCCTTCCTGCGCAACGGCATAGGCCAGCAAGCGTTGCTGACCGTTTTCAGCCTCGCGCACAATGGCTTCGGCACTCGCGACACGGGGCAGCTTTCGCAACGCCTGGGCCACTTCACTGAGCTCGACGCGGTAGCCGTGCAGCTTGATCTGGTCGTCGTTCCGGCCCAGGAACTCGATGCTGCCATCCTTGAGTTGCCGCACGCGGTCCCCGGTGCGATACAGGCGCTGGCCCGCGCACCAGGGGTCCGCCACGAAGCGCTCACAGGTCTGGCCAGGCCTGCCTTCGTAGCCACGTGCCAAACCTGCCCCACCCAGGTACAGCTCGCCGGCAAGGCCCTGCGGCACGGGGCTCAGCCATTCGTCCAGCACATGGGCGCAGCTGTTGCGCAGCGGCAGGCCCAGCGGCACCGTGCCTGCCTCACGGACGGCTGCATCGGCCTCCTGGGTCAGCACCCCGACCGTGGTTTCCGTCGGGCCATAGTGGTTGAGCACTCTGGTAAGGGGGCTCAGGGCGGCGATCTGTGCATACAAAGGCCAGCCCGTGGCCTCACCGCCCAGCACCAGGCGATGGCGCGGCAGGACCTGCTCAGGCCGGGCAGCGCTCAGCAGGGCCTGCAAATGGCTGGGCACGATCTTGAGCACATCGACCTGGTGCGTGTGCATGTAGTCCGCAAAGGCGTCTGGATCGAAAGCGCGCTCAGGGGACATGAGGTGCAGCAGACGCCCAGAGCACAGCGCGCCGAAAAGCACCGTATGCCCCAGGTCTGCAGCCACCGTCGACACCATGGCCATGCTGGACGCATCGACCGGCAGGTCCAGCCGGGCCAGCACACCCTGCACATAGTTGGCCAGCGCGCCATGGGTGATCACGACCCCCTTGGGCTGGCCCGTGGAGCCCGAGGTGTAGATGAGGTAAGCGGCCTGGTCCCGGTGAAGGGTGGCGGTCTCCAACGCATCGGTATCGAGGTCTGCAGGTTCAGAAAGCGCCAGCGGCCATACCGGGATCCCCGGTTGCCATGCAGGAGGCTGCATGGCCAGCACCAGGCGGGCGCCGCTGTCGCGCAGCTGATAGGCCAGCCGGTCGGCCGGCAGCTCGGGGTCCAGCGGCACATGGACGCAGCCGGCCTTGAGTACGGCCAGCATACCCAGCACCATTTCCGGCGAGCGCGGTGCCAGCACCCCGACGCGGGTTTCCGGCCCCAGACCTTGCGCGCGCAGTCGTGCCGCAAGCTGGTTTGCCGCCCTGTCCAATTGCCCGAACGATGCAGTGCGCGATTCGGCACGCACCGCCATGCCCTGGCCCTGGCGGGCCACGGCGGCATCCCATAGGGAAAGCACCGTCGTGGCCTGCGGACTTGCGGGCTGCGGCACGGCAACCATCTGCAGGCCCTCGGCCGGGTCAGTCAGCGCAAGGGCCGCCAATGCCCTGTCGGGCGCCGTCACCACCTGCTGCGCACAACGGGTCAGGCCTTCCGCGAAGACCGCGACCCGCTGCGCATCGAACAGGCCCGTGTCGTAGATGAAAACGCCTTCGATGCCTTCGGCCCGGTCGGTGAAATCCAGGCTCAGATCGAAGTGCGCATGGCCTGCGGTCATGGCCTGAATGCGCACGCGCAACCCGGCGACGCTGCGCTCGCGCTCCATCGCGTCCTGTTGCGTGCACTTGACCTGGAATAACGGATGCACGCCCGGCTGGCGCTCCGGCACGAGCGCCTCGACCAACATGTCAAACGGCAGGTCGGAATGCTGCTGCGCGTCGAGCACAGCATGCCGCACCTGCTCCAGCAGCTCGCCAAAGCCCATCTGTGGCGCGACATCGACCTGCAGCACCTGGAGGTTGAGCAGATAACCGATCAGCCCATGGGTCTCGGCCTTTCCCCGGTTGGCGATGGGCGTCCCCACGCGGATGCGGCGCTGGCCGCTCAGGCGGTACAGCAACAGGTCGAGCAATGCCGTCATCACCATGAACAGCGAGGCACCACGCGCTCGCGCCATGGCACGCACCGCATCGGACAATTCAATGGGCCAGACGAAACGGTGGCGGCCCTCGGCCGCATCCGTTACCGCGCCGCGTACATGGCTCAGGGGCAGTTCCAGCGGCTCATGCACGCTGCCCAGGCGATCGCGCCAGTAGCGCAGTTGTCGTTCGCGCTCACCGCCGTCCAGGCGCTGGCGTTCCCAGGCCGCGTAGTCGGTGAACTGTATGGGCAGCGGCGCCAGCGCATGCGGACGGGCGCCGAGCCTGGCGGCGTAGCACTGCAAAAGCTCGTCCACGAGAATGCGCAACGACCACCCATCCGCCGCAATATGGTGCATGGACAGCGCCAGCACATGGTGCTGTTCGCCCAGGCGGTACAGGCAGGCGCGCAACGGTACCTCCCGGTCAAGGGCAAAGGGCGTCTGCGCGAAGTCGG
This region of Acidovorax sp. GBBC 1281 genomic DNA includes:
- a CDS encoding non-ribosomal peptide synthetase; translated protein: MTAPQDIQSLRARLSPEQRAQLDARLRGGGRATPRGGQDIPRRDPATPALLSHAQRSLWLTWQLAPESPAYNLAGSLEMDGPLDASALSAALGDLVARHDILRTLITIGGDGQALQVVQPQASVPLQLPVVDLREQARIEDALADFAQTPFALDREVPLRACLYRLGEQHHVLALSMHHIAADGWSLRILVDELLQCYAARLGARPHALAPLPIQFTDYAAWERQRLDGGERERQLRYWRDRLGSVHEPLELPLSHVRGAVTDAAEGRHRFVWPIELSDAVRAMARARGASLFMVMTALLDLLLYRLSGQRRIRVGTPIANRGKAETHGLIGYLLNLQVLQVDVAPQMGFGELLEQVRHAVLDAQQHSDLPFDMLVEALVPERQPGVHPLFQVKCTQQDAMERERSVAGLRVRIQAMTAGHAHFDLSLDFTDRAEGIEGVFIYDTGLFDAQRVAVFAEGLTRCAQQVVTAPDRALAALALTDPAEGLQMVAVPQPASPQATTVLSLWDAAVARQGQGMAVRAESRTASFGQLDRAANQLAARLRAQGLGPETRVGVLAPRSPEMVLGMLAVLKAGCVHVPLDPELPADRLAYQLRDSGARLVLAMQPPAWQPGIPVWPLALSEPADLDTDALETATLHRDQAAYLIYTSGSTGQPKGVVITHGALANYVQGVLARLDLPVDASSMAMVSTVAADLGHTVLFGALCSGRLLHLMSPERAFDPDAFADYMHTHQVDVLKIVPSHLQALLSAARPEQVLPRHRLVLGGEATGWPLYAQIAALSPLTRVLNHYGPTETTVGVLTQEADAAVREAGTVPLGLPLRNSCAHVLDEWLSPVPQGLAGELYLGGAGLARGYEGRPGQTCERFVADPWCAGQRLYRTGDRVRQLKDGSIEFLGRNDDQIKLHGYRVELSEVAQALRKLPRVASAEAIVREAENGQQRLLAYAVAQEGQVIDVAALRETLSRTLPPYMLPAAIVVLPRLPLTMNGKVDRHALPEPETAECGGHEAPVGPTEQTLAAVWSEVLGREHVSRGDNFFEIGGDSILALKVVAKARKHGLKLVPKQLFEQVSLQQLAEMLQAPPVAGQSTVACPVQDHDQAIPVLAPELRNKPLVPSHAQLRQWFLWQLDPHSSAYHIAGALKLAGELDLDALRMSFDELVARHESLRTVFSADEQGQVWQQVQAPAELPGAAMPLIDFSALPEDQRDAAVQRQALDTIATPFNLSRGPLLRLALIRAAQHMHVLVVVMHHIVSDGWSMQIIVEEFAQRYRARLAGQRLTLPALRLQYADYAAWHKGWLEAGEGPRQLAYWRDRLGNEHPVMQLPASRPRRADGRYRAAQHAITLSADRVRGLQRRAQAQGMSLFMVLLAGFQALLHRYAGLQDIRVGVPTANRHRAESQGIVGFFVNTQVMRGQLHGQLTLSELLAQARDAVAQAQEHQDLPFEQLVEALHPQRSLSVSPLFQVMFNHQRKGHQVLEQLPGLRFEGYLDIERATIFEFMLDTVEWEDGRLSAQFSYAQELFDAPMVERLACSFDQILTALVETPGARLSEIGILGATEIRKLDAWSRAGEHGAGPASLVKMIENQVELQPQAVAIECAGQNLSYGELNFRANRLAHLLLERGIGPERRVAVALERGVDSVVALLAILKAGAAYVPLDLEYPADRIAVMLEDSRADAFIHHADVGAALSGVFDGLVAIDLRRVAWEHLSGSNPTVALNADGLLYILFTSGSTGRPKGIAMRQGVLSQLAAWQIDRMPGAARTLMFASPCFDVGYQEVVVTLCSGATLVQTDAAQRRDFSLLLALMDERVVERVYLPYAVLQLLAEAALRLDRNLPALRQIITAGEQLKLTEELRAWLQRMPRCRLVNQYGPTETHVVSSFDVDAGDGRTLPPIGSPASTAILRVLDTALQPVPPGVVGELYLVSCPVNSQAR
- a CDS encoding helix-turn-helix domain-containing protein, coding for MQLVSGKYFMTIGERLRSERERLGLSQPSFAATVGTTKQTLFSWETGKTAPDGFQLAALGAIGVDVLYVVSGERNPAAPALDVAERLLIDNYRRCNRDAKAHLVQTSALLAAGISAPEKPTRRKPPAEPAAPAAAANMSNMTMTNNSPGSVQVGYAGGKVSIKSKGR
- a CDS encoding IS630 family transposase; translated protein: MPNATTRTEIALSEVERAELTSMARSRSLPAALSLRARIVLTCEGTDKASTAVAQALGISRSTVTKWRGRYARHRIAGLYDELRPGRPRTVDDERVAELITKTLHTKPADGGTHWSTRTLAADTGISKSTVARYLQTFNLKPHRADSFKLSTDPLFIEKLRDVVGLYLNPPDNALVLCVDEKSQCQALERTQPMLPMGFGYVEGVTHDYVRHGTTTLFAALNVMNGQVIAQCRPRHRHQEFLAFLRAIDKAVPDELDVHCIADNYASHKHPKVRAWLAERPRWHMHFVPTYSSWLNQVERFFSIITTRAIRRGSFTSVKDLINKIDTFIANYNQSCQPFTWTATADSILEKLARLCGRINGTGH
- a CDS encoding DUF4124 domain-containing protein — translated: MIKHAVLLIAAVAITPAWAINKCTSADGKTVFQDAPCAGKGEIIDVKPASGKAPLAPAQSQINALQKEGAFGETWRRKTDLEQHLIRNARADLQSHFTRCEQQQQALSQRKALANNNLAGATFEQSISAEMQAAATTCDTRARDLRASLESLEKELRELTASK
- a CDS encoding helix-turn-helix domain-containing protein gives rise to the protein MHPEEIKAAIRMKGTTPTALADELKVSRSMVSHVINGKAKSARIATRIVQVIGLPADKIWPTKAAAPKLRRDRAGASA
- a CDS encoding IclR family transcriptional regulator → MSRTTDYTNAAQQRLLQLIDLLAGHELQGLAPAEIAKALNASPSVVTRDLDNLRTAGWGEQTPQGGRWRLSPHLIQISLRHAVALDTARRAFDDIVQRYSRT
- a CDS encoding DUF6232 family protein, with the protein product MSNVTSINPVTERPSRFALIAFLIIGVLIAFASPVFGIILALICAIFLYLQKTKYHVMLRTAGGETKALTTDEREYFNQVVGAALLHKSRC
- a CDS encoding IS5 family transposase, which produces MTETKNRQRSKYRTTNWKAYNAALKARGSLTMWLDEGMQWFGTPTGRRGRSRTFSDAAIQFCLSIKCLFGQPLRQALGMVQSLLRLAKLDWPVPDFSTVCRRQKTLQVELSYQRTNSPLQLLVDSTGIKFLGEGEWKRKKHGAEYRREWRKVHLGIDAQTLEIRAIEVTSNAIGDAPMLPGLLAQIPTDESIESVSADGAYDTRACLDAIAERHAMAVIPPRKNASHWKKSSPGSAHRNEAIRACQRLGRGIWKKWSGYHRRSLVETKMHCFKRLGERVIARTFDRQVVELHVRVALLNRFSQIGRPHTVSVTAVA